GCGGTCCGGTTGCCCGCCGAACTCGTGCGCGAACTCGGGCTTGAGGCTGGCGACGAGATCGAATTGTATCCAGCAGAGAAAGGCTTTGCCGTGCATCGCAGGCCTTCGGCCGAGGATGTACTTGCCGATCTGCGCCGATTTCGCGGGCGGCTCCCTGCCGCGGAGAGAATGAGCCGCAACGACGCGAATGCGCGCTGATTTCTTTGACACGAACATCGTCCTCTACCTGCTGGACGACAGCCCGAAAGCCGACATGGCCGCCGGCTTGTTGGCAAACGGCGGTGTGATCAGCGTCCAGGTACTGAACGAGGCTCTCGTCAACTGCATCAGGAAGGCCAGGATGTCCTGGCAGGAGGCAGGCGATTTCTTAGCTGGTGTGCGCGAGTTGTGCGAGGTGGTCGATCTCTCGGCGAGGATGCATGATGTGGGCTTGGCTGTTGGTGAACGATACGGATTCTCGGTCTATGACGCGATGATCGTCTCGGCCGCGCTGACCAGCGACTGCGAGCGGCTTTATACGGAAGATCTTCAGCATGATCAGCTGATCGAAGGCAGGCTTCGGGTCGTCAATCCCTTCAGGCAGTAATCCAGACGGCATTGTTGCAAAGGTCAGATCTTGAGCAGCCCCCCTTTCCTCGACGGCCTGATGTCACGCGTTCGATCTCGGCGGTGCCGAGTGAGGCACCTCATCTTTGCCTCAATCCGGCTTCCAACGTGATATCCGGACCAGCGTTTCCAGATCGTAAGACCGCATGTCTTTTTCACCTGCCCGGCCATGACGGATCAGTCTGCATCCTGATCGCTGGGCGGCGGGTGCCGTCCTTTTTGCGATAGAGAAAGACATGCGGTAAGCCCATGCAACGACCTACGTCAGAATTGATGTGTCCAAGGACAGGCTTGCGGTCGCGACCCGGGGGTGGTGACCGCTAGGGTGAGGTGCTGAACCTGGGCACATTCAAGAATACCCCCGCCAGCGTTAACAAGCTGCTGAAGAAACTTGCCGGGCGGGGCGATATCTCTGTCTGCTACGAAGCTGAACCAACGGCCGCACAGTTCGAAGGAACTCTTGATGAGTCATGGCTTGTCTCCGGGATTTCGCTACTTGTCCTCGCACTGGTTCTGGGCCTTTCCATCTCTCTGGACCTGTCCCGGCTCCGCTCTGGTCTTCTGAGAGCGATGTGCGCCAAGAAGGAGACCGAATATGGCAGCGATACACAGCGACGAGTTCAAGCGGAATGCGGTTCACATTGCGCTTGCCAGGAAGCCTGACACAGGCCCGCATTGCCGATCGATGGTTAAAAGTTAAGAAAGTATCGAAAATTCGGATGGAGGAGATGGCCCGACAACCGATACTGGCGGCTCTTCAGGCTACCGTATTCTGCAAGGAGGCTTCGATATAACGAAGCGCGCCAAGGGCCATGTCCGGGCTCACCCGTGCAGCAACAGCATCATCGTGTCCGGAAGCGACTCTGACCAAGTGCCTGCGCAATATTTCCACAGAAAGCGCGCCATCTTCCCTTAAAGCGGTGATGGCAATCTGCCCGATGGTGAAGGCTGCCATGTCCGGGGTAGCCACGTATTCAGGCGCTTGGCGGCGTGGCCGCATGATCGTTGCGTCGCTCATCAATCCCTCGCATTGCAAAACCGTCAGTCCGAAGATCGGTCTGGCGCTCAATATCCAAGCTGAACAATTTATTGCGCACCAACCGCGCATCCTGCGTGGCCGCTCTAGGGGATGGTGATCAGCGTTGTCATACGCCGATTGGTGTATGCACCTCAGTTTCGGTGTGCCGAGGCAATAATACGATCAAGGATGAGGTCATTGCGCTGGTAAAAAACCAACTCGGCCGCATCAGTGACCGGCTCAACGGTGATCAGGGGGTTGATCTTTTCCAGTTGCCTGCACGATGCGAGATCGATGCCGGCATCCTCAAGGGGTGCCAGATATCGCATGGGGATGGCAAGCTCCCGCAGCGCGGCGTCCATACGGTGGCACGAAAGCTGCAATTCCCGCACGAAGGTCGCGTGACCTTGTTTCAGCAAATGCTCACAGGCGTTTCGGATCAATGCTGTCCAATCGGGGTTGCGCACCGTTTGCTGGTTCAGCGGCGTATTGCGGAAAGCACGCTCGAGATACCAGTCCAGGCCGTGCTGGCGCATCATCCTGTGCCCGGATTTGGCCATCAGTTCGGCCACCCATGGCGCGCTGTCTGCGAGTTGCAGCAGGGTGCGCTGAATCTGCGGCAGACGCCGAACTCCCGAAGGATCGATCCCGGACGAGAAACCGACCGCCAGGATCCCATGGAAGCGCGAAGGATCCGCGACGGCCTCGACCACAAGGGGCAAGGTGCCGCTGGCCAATCCGACACCGAGGCAGGGGCGGTCGACGATCTGATCCAGAAAGGCCCGCAATACGACAAGATTGTCGCTCATCACATCAAGTGAAGGGTCCATCGTGCTGTTCCCATGACCCGGCCGTGACGGAACATATAGGCAGATGCCCGCGTCGCGCAGCCGGGCTTCTCCATCGCCGGGCAGCAGATAGGTCATCGGCAATCCGCGCAGCATGACCACCGGTACGCCCCGCTTCGCGCCCATCCACGTCCAGGCGATCTTGCGGCCATCGGACATCTCGATCAGCCTTTCGCGGCCTAGGGGATCGTGCCAGACAGGGGCCTCGCCCCGAAGACCGACGTGTTCACGACTGGCAATCATGGCCAGCAGGCGCATCAGGTCGATATTCGAGGGGGCGCCCATCTTGGCCATGATCGATTTGATCTGGGTGCGCACGGTCAGCAGCGACACGCCTCGCTCTGCAGCGATTGATTCGAGGTTGCGCATACGAAAAAACAGATGCGCGACCTCGGATTCGGCCTGCGTCAGGCCGAAGGCCTGTTGCAACCGCTCGGCGATCCGCGGCCCCCAGGCAATTTCCAGAGAACGGATGGCGATATGGGCGCCGCTCTGACCGGGCACGCGGATGAGGTAACCCTCAGCCAGGAAGGATTCACCATAATCCTCAGTAACCGGCAGGATCGTCAGGATTGCCTGCGCCGCGTTGCCCTGACCGGTGGCGGCGCGTAACAGCGCGCGATAGTCTTCCAGGGAATTTGGCGCTACGACAGCGGTGCCCATGAACGCGCCCTGCCGTTTACCAAATGCACGTTCGCCTGCGATGTTGATGACCGCGACATTGCCGTTTGGAGACAGCACAGCCGCCGGGCCTGGCACTTCGGAAACCGCCAGTTTCAGCGGGTCGCTTTCCGTCGGGACGTCCAGTTTTTCCAAGGTATTTCGGAAGGTCAGCAACTGGCCGAACAGACCCTTGGAGACCTTGGGATGCTCAGTATCTCCGCCGGAGGATGTCAGCTTGGTTTCCCAGTTCGCAACCATTTCATCGAAGGCATGTTCGTCGATGATCGAGCGATAGGTGCTGGCGATGATGTTCAGATCGATATCGTCATCCGAACTCTGGCCTTCGCTCAGTTGAGGGGACAGAAAGAAGTGCTGATCGGCCAGTGGCGTTTTGGATTTGGAACTGTGCATGAGCGGGCCTTTTTCAGGCAGACTGTCGCGACATCGCATTTTACCGGACTGCATTCAACCTTGACGGTCCCGAAACGGAAGGGCACTGTGTGAGGCTAAGCTCTGCGTAATCGCTGATTTTGGTGGTGGTGACGAACCGCTGGGTCCGGCAACCGCTTGCCGCCCCGTTGGGTATCTCCTTGCTCATTTCAGGGCCATCCGTATTGCAGGCGATGATATTGAAGATCACATACTGCATCAGCCTGGGCACCGAGGCCAGGTCCGCTACCACCCACGTGATCCGCACCATCTCCCGCAGATCGCGCCCGTTTCGTCCACAATGCATATCGACGTCTCTTTCACCAAGACATCCAGTCGGGCCCTTGGGCAGATTGCTGCTTCAGGAACGGGCGTCAGTTTGCCGCTTGACTTGGATTGGTCCCGAAACAGCGATCAAGTGGCGGGAGGCCTCGCCTGTTCTGTATCAGCAAACGGGGCGATCGATACCTGCGCACTCTGATGATCCACGGCGCGCGTACCGTTCTCAGCAAAGCCCATGGAAAGACCGTTCCCAGAAGCCAGTGGATTGGTCGTATGCGGGAACGGCGGCATCCGAACATCGTGGCCGTCGCTCTCGCGAACAAGAACGCCCGGGTCGTATGGTCGCTTCTGGCAGGTGGCGGAAACTATCGGCCGCCGCAAGCCGTCGCGGCTGGCTGAACCGGCAGCGCGATAGGCACGGGACGGAGGCCAACGGAACATTTCAGCAACTTGGGCTGAAGATGGTGAAAGGGTCGCTCCCATCGCTTCCAGAACCTGATGTGTGGACCGGCACGGCAGAGGCTGATGTTATGGGGGCATTGAGGAGGAAGCGCGCGGAAATCCATCGGGGCTCGCGGCGACGAAGGATCGGGCCGCTCACAGAAGCCGGATATACGTCCGCAATGGCGAGTTCTGAACCAGAGCCAACCAGACCGTTGCAATCAGGCGGGGTCCACATACATCCACACACGCCCCGGGTTTGCCGGAGGCTGATTTGGGTTAGTTACGCGGCCATGTCTTCAGTTTTCAGAGCCGCGTAGAAGTTTGCCTCTGCTTCCGCTGGCGGGATGTTCCCGATCGGCTCGAGAAGGCGGCGGTTGTTGAGCCAGTCGACCCATTCGAAGGTGGCAAATTCGACGGCCTCGAAGTTGCGCCATGGCCCGCGTCGATGGATGACCTCGGCCTTGAAGAGACCGTTGATCGTCTCGGCCAACGCGTTGTCGTAGCTGTCGCCTACACTGCCGACTGCGGGCTCGATGCCCGCTTCACCCAGCCTCTCGGTGTATTTGATCGACAAGTATTGCGACCCGCGGTCGGAATGGTGGACGAGCCCCGCGCCTTTGACCGGGCGGCGATCGTGGACAGCCTGTTCGAGGGCATCGAGCACGAAGCCTGCATGGTCCGAGGCGCTGACCCGCCAGCCAACGATCCGGCATGCGTGAGCGTTGATGACGAAGGCGACATAAACGAACCCTCTCCAGGTGGCGACATAGGTGAAATCGCTGACCCAGAGCATATTCGGCGCGGGTACCCGGAACTGCCGATTCACCTTGTCCAACGGGCATGGTGCCTTTCTGTCTGGCACCGTTGTCTTGTGCATCTTTCCCCGTATAATGCCTGGAATATCCATGCTCCTCATCCGCCGAGCCACCGTGCAACGGGCGACCGAGAAGCCTCCCCGAGCCAACTGACTCCAGACCTTCCGCACGCCGTAGACGCGCCAGTTCTCCTCGAAGACGCGTTCGCTCTTGGGCCGCAGAGCCGCATCGCGCCGGGCACGATCCGACAGTCGCTGCGGAGGCCACCAGCGAAGGAGGCGATCATGCTGTCTTCCGCCTCGTCGAGCTATCGGCGCGTGACCCACTAGCTTTGCCGCCACGGACTTGTAGTCAATCACAAGAGGGTAGCACGGTGAAGCGGGCGGCGCGCCTCAGCATCAAGCCTCGCAAACGCTCTGTGTGCACGACAATCAGCCGGCACGATTCGTCTTGCAAGCTATTTCGGGCTGACACCACGGATCATGCGTTGCAGAGCTAATCAGCGGACCCCCGTTCTTCTTTCATGGCTCCGGCGAGCTTGCGCATGAGGCGCACAAGTTCGCTAACGTCATGCGCCTCCCAGGTCTCAAAGATGGCGCGAACGTTACTCTCGCGTGCGGTGTCAATCTTGTCGGTCACCGCCTTATCCTTCGGCGTGACCACAGCCTCATTCACGCGGCGGTCGGCTGCGCTCTGCCTGCGCTCCGCCAGGCCAAGACTTTCCAGCTTGGCCACTTGACGGCTGACGGTGGTATAATCGCGGCCGATCCCGTCAGCGAGTTCCACTATGCCGACCGGACCGCGCCGCTCGATCCCGACAAGTAGGGGAAACAAGGCACGATCGAGCGAAATTCCGGCTTCGCGCACAAGGTCTTCGTCCCGCTGCGGCCGGTTCATAAGACTGACGATATCGATCAGCGCTGCGTGGAGTTCGCGAATCTGGTGACTCTCGATATGTGCATTTTTCACATTTTTTCTTGACGGCATTCCAAGTCTCCAATTATGTGCATATTACACACAAGGAGACAGACATGGCAACCGATTTTGCAGCAGATGTGCTCATCTGCGGCGCGGGCGCGGCCGGCCTGACGCTGGCGATCGAGCTTGCGCGGCGCGGGGTGTCTTTTCGGCTGATCGAGAAGCGACGGGAACCTTTCCGTGGCTCGCGCGGGAAGGGCATCCAGCCACGGACGCAGGAGATTCTTGAAGACCTGGGTATTCTCAACAAGATCGTTGCCGCCGGCGGCACCTATCCACCGATGCGCGAATATCGCGATGACGGCAGCTATGTAGAGAAAGACACCGGCGAGCGGCCCGATCCGACGCCGGGAGAACCCTACCATATCGCGTTGATGATCCCTCAATTTCTCACCGAACGGATCATGCGAGGACGACTGGTTGAGCTAGGTCATGGGGTCGAGTTCGGATGCGAGTTGGTCGGATTCGAGCAAAGTGAGAACGGCGTCACAGCACGCCTTGCAGGACCAAACGGCGAAGAAACCGTGCGTGTCCGCTATCTCGTTGGGGCAGACGGCGGGCGCAGCTTCGTGCGACACGCGCTTGGCGTGAATTTCCCCGGAAAGACGTTGGGCGTGCGCGCAATCGTGGCGGATGCCACGTTGACCGGCTTGGACCGCGATGCGTGGCACCAGTTCAACGACGGCGACATGGAGCGTATGGTCGCGATTTGCCCGCTCGCGGGAACTGATCTCTTCCAGATTCAGGCACCCATTCCACTGGACGGTAAAATCGACCTCTCGGCCGAAGGGCTTGGACGGATAATCGGCGAGCGCACAGGGGGCAGCAATATTCAGGTGAACTCGGTCGCATGGGCGTCGGCCTACGCGATGCACGCCCGGCTTGCCGATCGCTACAGGGTTGATCGGGTGTTCCTCGTCGGCGATGCCGCCCACATCCATCCGCCAACGGGTGGCCAGGGCCTCAATACCAGCGTGCAGGACGCCTATAACCTAGCCTGGAAACTCGCGGCCGTGCTCGGCGGCGCTGACTATGACCTGCTCGACACCTATGGAGAGGAGCGGCGGCCGGTCGCGGAATCAATGCTCGGCCTTTCAACCCGGCTGCTCGATGCGCAGAAGCAGGGTGGAATGCGCCGCGGCCGCGAGGTGCGCCAGCTCAATATCGGCTATCCGGACTCACCGCTCTCCCGACAACTGACTGAGCGCAGCGGAACCCTGCGTGCCGGAGACCGCGCACCGGATGCGCCAATTCGAGGCGCGGCTGGCCAACCCTCGCGACTGTTCCAACTGCTCCAAGGGCCGCATTGGACACTGCTTGTCCATGGGGCGGGCGGCGAGACGGTAGCGCCTCGGCCGGGGCTGCATGTCCACCACATCGACCCGCAAGGCGATGTCATCGACGCTTGGGGGCACGTCCACGATGCCTATGAACTGGCCCCCGGCGAGTGCGTGCTGATCAGGCCGGACGGCTATGTCGGTGCGTTCCTGATCCTTGGCGCAGACCGGACCAGAAAGCTCGCAAGGTATCTCGGCCACATGGGTGTGGGCCAACTCGAAGAGGAATCAAAATGAGGGCCGCCATCGTTTCTGCTGCCGGGCGGGCACCCGTTCTCGGAAAGCTCGCCGCTCCCGTGGCATCCATAGGCGAAAAGCTGATTCAGGTGAACGCCGCTGCCATCAGCCATGTCGTCAAAGCCCGAGCCTCGGGCGCACATTACAACGCCGGTGAGCAGTTTCCCTTCGTGGTCGGTATCGACGGCGTGGGGCGGCTGGAAGACGGCAGCCGAGTCTATTTCGCCCTGCCGCGACCGCCTTATGGAAGTATGGCCGACCTTATCGTGGCGGACGCAAGGCTTTGCGTCCCCGTGCCTGAGGGGCTTGACGACTTCACCGCCGCTGCGATCGCCAATCCCGGCATGTCCTCCTGGGCTGCGCTGAGCGAGCGCTCTCGGCTGAAACCGGGCGAGACGGTGCTGATCAATGGTGCCACCGGCACTTCGGGGAGGCTTGCGGTCCAGATCGCCAGGCTGCTTGGCGCGGGCCGCATTATCGCCACCGGCCGCAACGTCAAGGCTCTTGGCGAAGCAGAGGCGCTTGGCGCTGATGTGACAATCCAACTCGGCGAGGATAGAGAGCAGCTTGAGCGCCGATTCATGCAGGAGTTTGCCCGCGGCGTCGATATCGTGATCGACTATCTCTGGGGCCAAAGCGCCGAATGCCTGCTGATCGCTGCCGTCAAGGCAGGCCGTGATGCAGTGCCCATGCGCTTCGTTCAGGTGGGATCGGTGGCCACTCAGGACATTACCCTGCCAAGTGCGGTGCTGCGCGCTTCAGCGATCGAACTAATGGGCAGCGGCAACGGTAGTGTTCCGGTTCCTCGCCTGATCGAAATCACCAACGAGGTTCTTCGTGCGACCTCCTCCAACGATCTCAAGATTGCCTTCAAGCCGGTGCCGTTCTGCGATTTCGATCAGGCATGGCCGCTGGATGACAGCACCTGCCGCACCGTCTTTGTCATGAATACCGGAGGGGTGTGAGATGACGGCCGCTTCCTTGCCGGAGGATATGACCAGCGGGACGAAGATGCTTGACTGGCGGTTGATACTGCCGGTCTTCCTGGTCGTCAGCATATATGCCGCGGGCATGGCGGCTGTCTTGCCCGTGCTGCCCTTCTATATTCGAGAAATGGGAGGCTCGCCGCTGGTCCTCGGCATCGTCATCGCGACTGAAGCCTTCAGCCAGTTTTCGGCCGCCCCCGTCCTTGGTCAGCTTTCCGATCATTTCGGCCGGAAGCGGATTCTTCTGGCGAGCCAGATCGTCGGGGCCGTTAGCCTTCTGTTGCTTGCAAGCGCACCTAACGTTTTTTTCATCGTGCTCGCCCGCGCGCTTTTTGGAATGACCGCAGGAAACCTGTCGGCCGCCATGGCATACATAGCGGATCATTCGGACCCGAGGAATCGGCGGCAGGCCATCGGCATCCTGACCGGCGGGGTTGGTCTTGGAGGGATCGTCGGCGCGGGGCTTTCGGGCCTTCTATCCGATACGTCATTGACCGCGCCGAAGACCCCATTCGGGGGCAGTGTCATGCTGGCTCCCAGCCAGGCAGCAAAGGTGAAAAGTGGGCCCGGCACAGCTTGTGTTGCGCCATAGCCGGTCAGGAAAGTACCCGCACTGACCCAGCCGGATTGAACGGTCTCTGCCTCAAGAAGCGGCAGGACGACGTGGCCGCCACCGAACACCAGCGCCCCTGCTCGGTAAAAGCTGTCGGCCAAGGCCAGCCCCTGGTTCAGGCTGGCAAAGACCGGCAGGGCTGCAAGCAGCGTGGCAAAGGCCACCAGTGCGGCGGCTCCCAGAGCCTTTGGCACCGGCACGGAGGACCGAGTTTCGTCGACGACCTGTCCGCGCCGCAAAACTGCGCCGGCACCGGTTCCAAAAAGGATGGCCAGCATCATTCCGACCGACCCGGGTGCAACGGCCAACAGCAGCACGGCCGCGACGGCGATGCTGGCTCGCTCACGGTCCGGGCAAAGGCTGCGCGACATCCCCAGCACGGCCTGCGCAACGATGGCCACCGCCACGATCTTGAGCCCATGCAGCAGCCCCTGTGCCAGCGGCCCCTCGATGCTTGTCGCGGTCAGGGCGAGGATGATCAGGAAAACGGCCGAGGGCAGCGTGAATGCCATGAAGGCGGCCAATGCGCCACCCCAACCCGCCCGCATGAGACCGAGCGCGAACCCGACCTGGCTGGATGTCGGACCGGGAAGAAACTGGCAAAGCGCGACCAGATCGGCATAGGCGACTTCGGACAGCCATCTTCGGCGCAGGACGAATTCATCCCGGAAATAACCCAGATGCGCGATCGGACCACCGAAGGATGTCACGCCCAGTTTCAGGAACGCGGCGAAGACCTCGCCGACGGAGCCGATGGACCGGGTAGGGGGATCAGCCATCTTGCCTGCCTGTCGTAGACTGTGCACACCGTTGCGTGCGTGAGATATCGGATTGATGACAGGCAGGAGAATACCCGTCGTAGCCGGAGGATAGCCGATGGGATTTCCGACCGGAATGGGTCGCCGACGCCAACCCTGCGCATCAAACCGCAATGACCGAATCCAACCCCGCACAGACCCGCCTGGCCTCGCGCCCCGCCATTCCCGGCAACGATCTGGATGCTGCGGATCGCCAGCCTGCTAATGGATGTCTCGTCCGAGATGATCAACGCGCTTTTGCCGCTGTATCTGGCCGGAGGGTTGGGGGCCTCGGCGCTGGAGGCGTCCGGGCCTGCCAGCCTTACTCTCGCCGCCGAGTGACGGCTATGGGAACCAGGCTCGCGGCAGCCTCGCGGACACGCTAAGGTTGAAGCGACGCGACAGCTCTGCGCGACCTGCCTG
This genomic stretch from Paracoccus methylovorus harbors:
- a CDS encoding AbrB/MazE/SpoVT family DNA-binding domain-containing protein — its product is MQIAKWGNSLAVRLPAELVRELGLEAGDEIELYPAEKGFAVHRRPSAEDVLADLRRFRGRLPAAERMSRNDANAR
- a CDS encoding PIN domain-containing protein, giving the protein MRADFFDTNIVLYLLDDSPKADMAAGLLANGGVISVQVLNEALVNCIRKARMSWQEAGDFLAGVRELCEVVDLSARMHDVGLAVGERYGFSVYDAMIVSAALTSDCERLYTEDLQHDQLIEGRLRVVNPFRQ
- a CDS encoding alpha/beta fold hydrolase; translation: MHSSKSKTPLADQHFFLSPQLSEGQSSDDDIDLNIIASTYRSIIDEHAFDEMVANWETKLTSSGGDTEHPKVSKGLFGQLLTFRNTLEKLDVPTESDPLKLAVSEVPGPAAVLSPNGNVAVINIAGERAFGKRQGAFMGTAVVAPNSLEDYRALLRAATGQGNAAQAILTILPVTEDYGESFLAEGYLIRVPGQSGAHIAIRSLEIAWGPRIAERLQQAFGLTQAESEVAHLFFRMRNLESIAAERGVSLLTVRTQIKSIMAKMGAPSNIDLMRLLAMIASREHVGLRGEAPVWHDPLGRERLIEMSDGRKIAWTWMGAKRGVPVVMLRGLPMTYLLPGDGEARLRDAGICLYVPSRPGHGNSTMDPSLDVMSDNLVVLRAFLDQIVDRPCLGVGLASGTLPLVVEAVADPSRFHGILAVGFSSGIDPSGVRRLPQIQRTLLQLADSAPWVAELMAKSGHRMMRQHGLDWYLERAFRNTPLNQQTVRNPDWTALIRNACEHLLKQGHATFVRELQLSCHRMDAALRELAIPMRYLAPLEDAGIDLASCRQLEKINPLITVEPVTDAAELVFYQRNDLILDRIIASAHRN
- a CDS encoding MarR family winged helix-turn-helix transcriptional regulator — encoded protein: MPSRKNVKNAHIESHQIRELHAALIDIVSLMNRPQRDEDLVREAGISLDRALFPLLVGIERRGPVGIVELADGIGRDYTTVSRQVAKLESLGLAERRQSAADRRVNEAVVTPKDKAVTDKIDTARESNVRAIFETWEAHDVSELVRLMRKLAGAMKEERGSAD
- a CDS encoding FAD-dependent oxidoreductase: MATDFAADVLICGAGAAGLTLAIELARRGVSFRLIEKRREPFRGSRGKGIQPRTQEILEDLGILNKIVAAGGTYPPMREYRDDGSYVEKDTGERPDPTPGEPYHIALMIPQFLTERIMRGRLVELGHGVEFGCELVGFEQSENGVTARLAGPNGEETVRVRYLVGADGGRSFVRHALGVNFPGKTLGVRAIVADATLTGLDRDAWHQFNDGDMERMVAICPLAGTDLFQIQAPIPLDGKIDLSAEGLGRIIGERTGGSNIQVNSVAWASAYAMHARLADRYRVDRVFLVGDAAHIHPPTGGQGLNTSVQDAYNLAWKLAAVLGGADYDLLDTYGEERRPVAESMLGLSTRLLDAQKQGGMRRGREVRQLNIGYPDSPLSRQLTERSGTLRAGDRAPDAPIRGAAGQPSRLFQLLQGPHWTLLVHGAGGETVAPRPGLHVHHIDPQGDVIDAWGHVHDAYELAPGECVLIRPDGYVGAFLILGADRTRKLARYLGHMGVGQLEEESK
- a CDS encoding quinone oxidoreductase family protein; its protein translation is MRAAIVSAAGRAPVLGKLAAPVASIGEKLIQVNAAAISHVVKARASGAHYNAGEQFPFVVGIDGVGRLEDGSRVYFALPRPPYGSMADLIVADARLCVPVPEGLDDFTAAAIANPGMSSWAALSERSRLKPGETVLINGATGTSGRLAVQIARLLGAGRIIATGRNVKALGEAEALGADVTIQLGEDREQLERRFMQEFARGVDIVIDYLWGQSAECLLIAAVKAGRDAVPMRFVQVGSVATQDITLPSAVLRASAIELMGSGNGSVPVPRLIEITNEVLRATSSNDLKIAFKPVPFCDFDQAWPLDDSTCRTVFVMNTGGV
- the chrA gene encoding chromate efflux transporter — protein: MADPPTRSIGSVGEVFAAFLKLGVTSFGGPIAHLGYFRDEFVLRRRWLSEVAYADLVALCQFLPGPTSSQVGFALGLMRAGWGGALAAFMAFTLPSAVFLIILALTATSIEGPLAQGLLHGLKIVAVAIVAQAVLGMSRSLCPDRERASIAVAAVLLLAVAPGSVGMMLAILFGTGAGAVLRRGQVVDETRSSVPVPKALGAAALVAFATLLAALPVFASLNQGLALADSFYRAGALVFGGGHVVLPLLEAETVQSGWVSAGTFLTGYGATQAVPGPLFTFAAWLGASMTLPPNGVFGAVNDVSDRRPESPAPTIPPRPTPPVRMPMACRRFLGSE